A segment of the Streptomyces sp. L2 genome:
ACCGGGTCCTCCTTGCGGGCGCGGCCGGCGCCGAGGCGCCAGGCGGCGATGCCGATGTCGTAGGCGTCGAGGCGGGTCAGGACGCCGGAGGCGCTCGCCTTGACGACGTGCTGTTCGCGGGAGGTGGGGAGGGCCGCGTCGGGGTCGCCGCCCTGGGCGGTGATCATGCGGCGCCAGACGTCCATCGCGGAGCCGTCCGCGAGGGCCTTCGCCGGGTCGGCGTCCTTCACCCCGGCGGCGTCGAGCATCTCGCGGGCCAGGGCGAGGGTCAGTTCGACGACGTCGGCGGGGCCGCCGCCGGCCAGGACCTCGACCGACTCGCGGACCTCCAGGGCGTTGCCGGCGGTGAGGCCGAGGGGGGTGGACATGTCGGTGAGGAGGGCGACCGTGTTCACGCCGTGGTCGGTGCCGAGGCCGACCATCGTGGAGGCCAGTTCTCGGGCGTCGTCCAGGGTCTTCATGAAGGCGCCCGAGCCGACCTTGACGTCCAGGACCAGGGAGCCGGTGCCCTCGGCGATCTTCTTGGACATGATGGAGGAGGCGATCAGCGGGATCGCCTCCACCGTGCCGGTGACGTCCCGGAGGGCGTACAGCTTCTTGTCGGCGGGGGCGAGCCCGTCGCCGGCCGCGCAGATCACCGCGCCCGTGCCGTCCAGCACCGAGAGCATCTCCTCGTTTGAGAGCAGGGCGCGCCAGCCCGGGATCGACTCCAGCTTGTCCAGGGTGCCGCCGGTGTGGCCGAGGCCGCGGCCGGAGAGCTGGGGGACGGCCGCGCCGCAGGCCGCGACCAGGGGGGCCAGCGGGAGGGTGATCTTGTCGCCGACGCCGCCCGTGGAGTGCTTGTCGGCCGTGGGGCGGGACAGGGAGGAGAAGTCCATGCGCTCACCGGAGGCGATCATGGCCGCCGTCCAGCGGGCGATCTCGCGCCGGTTCATGCCGTTGAGCAGGATCGCCATGGCGAGCGCGGACATCTGCTCGTCGGCGACCTCGCCGCGGGTGTACGCGTCGATGACCCAGTCGATCTGCTCGTCGGTCAGCTCGCCGCGGTCCCGCTTGCTGCGGATGACGGAGATGGCGTCCATGGCCATGGCTTTCCCTTCCGGGGGTGTGGAACTGTACGGCCCCTGCCGCGCGGGGCGGAGGGGCCGTACCGGAGTTACTTGGTGAGGTGGTCCGGGCCGAAGGCCTGCGGGAGCATCTCGGAGAGCGGGAGGATCCCGCCGGGGGTGTCCAGGAGCAGTCCGGGGCCGCCGAACTCGTACAGCAGCTGGCGGCAGCGGCCGCACGGCACGAGCAGCTCGCCCGCGCCGTTCACGCAGGTGAAGTGCGTGAGGCGGCCGCCTCCGGTGCGCTGCAGCTGGGAGACCAGGCCGCACTCGGCGCACAGGCCGAGGCCGTAGGAGGCGTTCTCCACGTTGCAGCCGGTGACGGTGCGGCCGTCGTCGACGAGGGCCGCCACGCCGACCGGGTAGCCGGAGTAGGGGGCGTAGGCGTGGGACATGGCGTCCCGGGCCTCGGCGCGCAGCGCCTCCCAGTCGAATCCGGCCGCCGGGTCCGCGGCGGTCACTTGCCCTGGCCCTTCCGGTACCGCATGCCGTCCGCCTTCGGCATGCGCAGCCGCTGGGCGGACAGGGACAGCACGAGGAGCGTGACGACGTACGGCGTCGCGCCCACGAAGTCGCCCGGGACCTCGTCGGTGAACAGGTACCAGACGAGGACCAGCGCGGCCATGACGGCGCTGATGACCCCCTGCCACAGCGCCTTGCGGTACAGCTTCCAGCCGGCCAGAACGGCGAGGAGGACGACCAGCAGCAGGAGCAGGGCGTGCACGGTGACGCCGCCGTTGCGCAGCTGGAGCGCGTCGGAGTAGCCGAACAGGCCGGCGCCCATGGCGAGGCCGCCGGGACGCCAGTTGCCGAAGATCATCGCCGCGAGGCCGATGTAGCCGCGGCCGCCGGTCTGGTTCTCCAGGTAGATGTGCGAGGTGACCAGGGAGAGGAAGGCACCGCCGAGTCCGGCGAGGCCGCCGGAGACGGCCACGGCCGCGTACTTGTAGCGGTAGACGTCGACGCCGAGGGACTCCGCGGCGGTCGGGTTCTCGCCGCAGGAGCGCAGCCGCAGGCCGAACGGGGTGCGCCACAGGATCCACCAACTGCCGACGAACAGGACGGCGGCGAGGATCGTGACCACGGACAGGTTGGTGACGAGGCCGCCGAGGATGCCGGCGATGTCGGAGACGAAGAACCAGTGGTGCTTCTCGATCGACGCGAGAGCGTCGGAGAGGCCGGGCACCGTGACGTTGGGCAGCGAGTCCACGGGCGGGGACTGCTTGGGGTCGCCGCCCGCCTCCGCGGCCTTGCCGGTGGCGAAGAAGATCTTGGCGAGGTACTGGGTGGCGCCGAGCGCGAGCAGGTTGATCGCGACACCGGAGACGATGTGGTCGACGCCGAAGGTGACGGTGGCGACGGCGTGCAGCAGGCCGCCGAGGACGCCGAAGCCGATGCCGCACAGCAGGCCGAGCCAGGGGCTGGTCTGCCAGCCGATCCAGCCGGCGCCGAAGGTGCCGAGGATCATCATGCCTTCGAGGCCGATGTTGACCACGCCGGCCCGCTCGGCCCACAGGCCGCCGAGTCCGGCGAGGCCGATGGGTACGGCCAGGCCCAGCGCGGCGCTGACCTGTCCGGCGGAGTCGAGCTGGTCGGAGCCGGTGATCATGCGGATCGCGGCGACGAGGATCAGCGCGCCGGCGACGAGCATGAGGATCTGGCCGAGGGAGCGGCCCGAACGGGTGGCCGCGGCGTCCGCCTTGGGCGCCGCGGGCGGCGGCGCGTCGGTCATCGTGGCAGTCATCACGCCACCTCCTGCTTCTTCGTCGGGGCGGCGGCCTGGGCGGCGAGTTCGGCGCCGACCCGCTGCTGCTGGCGCTTGAGGCCGTAGCGGCGTACGACTTCGTAGGCGATGACGACGCAGAGGACGATGACGCCCTGGATGACGCCGAGGATCTCCTTGTCGTAGCCCTGGAACTCCAGGTGGTTGGTGGTGCGCTCCAGGAAGCCCCAGAGCAGGGCGGCGAGCGCGATGCCGATGGGATGGTTGCGGCCGAGGAGCGCGATCGCGATGCCGGTGAAGCCGATGCCCGCGGGGAAGCTGTTGTCGAACTGGTGGCTCTCGTTGAGCAGCGTGGGCAGGCCGACCAGGCCGGCCACCGCACCGGAGATGATCATGCTGGTGGCGACCATCTTCTTCACGCCGACACCGCTCGCGGCGGCGGCCGTCTCGGACTGGCCGACGGTGCGCAGGTCGAAGCCGAAGCGGGTGCGGCCGAGGACGAACCAGTAGGCGACGCCGACGAGGACGGCGAGGATGATCAGGCTGTCGACCGAGCCGGCCGGGCCGGCGTTGATGTTCGGCAGGAACGAGGCGTGCGGCAGCGGCTTGGTGGAGACCAGGGTGCCGCCCTGCTGGAGTTCGCCGAGCTTTCCGGGCTGGAGCAGGTAGGCGATGATCGCGGTGGCGATCGAGTTCAGCATGATCGTGGAGATGACCTCGCTGACCCCTCGGGTCACCTTGAGGACACCGGCGATGCCCGCCCACACGGCGCCGGTCGCCATGGCGCAGATGATGATCAGCGGGATGGCGAGCCAGCCGGGCACGGCGAGCGCGCCGCCGAGGACGGCGGCGAAGAACGCGGCGAGCCGGTACTGGCCGTCGACACCGATGTTGAACAGGTTCATCCGGAAGCCGATGGCCACCGAGACGCCCGCGAGGTAGTAGGTCGTCGCCTTGTTGAGGATGTAGACCTGGCTGTCGCTGGCGGAGCCGTAGTTCAGCATGTCGCTGAAGGCGGGGCCCGGGTTCTTGCCGGTGGCGAGGATCACCAGGGTGGTGACGATGATCGCGGCGACGATCGCCAGCAGCGGGGCGGCGATCCCGAGGAGCAGCCGCTCCTTGTCGATCCGTGCGGTCAGCTTGTTCATCGCTCGTCGTCCTCTGTCTGCTCCGGGCCGCCCGTCTGCTCCGGGTCCGTCTGCTCGCCATGCTCCAGGTGGCCGGCCGCGGCGCCCGTCATGGCGGAGCCCAGCTCCTCGGGGGTGATGGTGGCGGGGTCGGCGTCGGCGACCAGGCGGCCGCGGTACATCACCCGCAGGGTGTCGGACAGGCCGATCAGCTCGTCCAGGTCGGCCGAGATCAGCAGCACGGCCAGGCCCTCGCGGCGGGCCTCGCGGATGTGGTCCCAGATCGCGGCCTGCGCGCCGACGTCCACACCGCGGGTGGGGTGGGCGGCGATGAG
Coding sequences within it:
- a CDS encoding ABC transporter permease, producing MTATMTDAPPPAAPKADAAATRSGRSLGQILMLVAGALILVAAIRMITGSDQLDSAGQVSAALGLAVPIGLAGLGGLWAERAGVVNIGLEGMMILGTFGAGWIGWQTSPWLGLLCGIGFGVLGGLLHAVATVTFGVDHIVSGVAINLLALGATQYLAKIFFATGKAAEAGGDPKQSPPVDSLPNVTVPGLSDALASIEKHHWFFVSDIAGILGGLVTNLSVVTILAAVLFVGSWWILWRTPFGLRLRSCGENPTAAESLGVDVYRYKYAAVAVSGGLAGLGGAFLSLVTSHIYLENQTGGRGYIGLAAMIFGNWRPGGLAMGAGLFGYSDALQLRNGGVTVHALLLLLVVLLAVLAGWKLYRKALWQGVISAVMAALVLVWYLFTDEVPGDFVGATPYVVTLLVLSLSAQRLRMPKADGMRYRKGQGK
- a CDS encoding cytidine deaminase, which translates into the protein MTAADPAAGFDWEALRAEARDAMSHAYAPYSGYPVGVAALVDDGRTVTGCNVENASYGLGLCAECGLVSQLQRTGGGRLTHFTCVNGAGELLVPCGRCRQLLYEFGGPGLLLDTPGGILPLSEMLPQAFGPDHLTK
- a CDS encoding thymidine phosphorylase, which encodes MAMDAISVIRSKRDRGELTDEQIDWVIDAYTRGEVADEQMSALAMAILLNGMNRREIARWTAAMIASGERMDFSSLSRPTADKHSTGGVGDKITLPLAPLVAACGAAVPQLSGRGLGHTGGTLDKLESIPGWRALLSNEEMLSVLDGTGAVICAAGDGLAPADKKLYALRDVTGTVEAIPLIASSIMSKKIAEGTGSLVLDVKVGSGAFMKTLDDARELASTMVGLGTDHGVNTVALLTDMSTPLGLTAGNALEVRESVEVLAGGGPADVVELTLALAREMLDAAGVKDADPAKALADGSAMDVWRRMITAQGGDPDAALPTSREQHVVKASASGVLTRLDAYDIGIAAWRLGAGRARKEDPVQAGAGVELHAKPGDTVTAGQPLLTLHTDTPDRFDYALQAVAGSYAIAAPNTPFTPSPVVLERIA
- a CDS encoding ABC transporter permease, translated to MNKLTARIDKERLLLGIAAPLLAIVAAIIVTTLVILATGKNPGPAFSDMLNYGSASDSQVYILNKATTYYLAGVSVAIGFRMNLFNIGVDGQYRLAAFFAAVLGGALAVPGWLAIPLIIICAMATGAVWAGIAGVLKVTRGVSEVISTIMLNSIATAIIAYLLQPGKLGELQQGGTLVSTKPLPHASFLPNINAGPAGSVDSLIILAVLVGVAYWFVLGRTRFGFDLRTVGQSETAAAASGVGVKKMVATSMIISGAVAGLVGLPTLLNESHQFDNSFPAGIGFTGIAIALLGRNHPIGIALAALLWGFLERTTNHLEFQGYDKEILGVIQGVIVLCVVIAYEVVRRYGLKRQQQRVGAELAAQAAAPTKKQEVA